Below is a genomic region from Anguilla anguilla isolate fAngAng1 chromosome 18, fAngAng1.pri, whole genome shotgun sequence.
ATTCAATTCTATGAATGCCATTtccatataaatatataaattaatctaAGCCTCAGTGTCCATATTATGCTTTATATAGTAAACTACATTATATAGTACGgcatacattttgtaaataatacacttttgccttttttgccatttattttaaagtcgAAAATGTAGGGTTCAGAAGGGTTGTCATCTTCATGTATGTAAAGCCAGCTTCCAATTCACTCTGTACAACAGAGTGCAGATCGAAAACAAacctacaaaaaaacaagaaagagaaaacatgaaacagaTGAGGGTAAACAGCCTACTGCTCACATAACAGCACCTGCctgaaagtgaaattcccccttaaagctgtgtgcgtgtgtgtataagtgtgtgtgtgtgtgtgtgtgtgcgtgcgtgcgtgtctgtatatatgtgtgtgtgtgtgcgtgtgtgtgcatgtgtgcatatatgcatgcgtgtgtgtgtgtgtgttggattgCACCATGGGACAAACAGAAGATGCACTCACCACTGACTACTTGGCTGtaatctgtttctgtttcttggGCTTCAGCTTAAAGAACAGGATGATTGCAGCAATGCCAGCGTATGTGGCCAGCACACACTGCAAATGTAAAGGCACAGCCATGCACAGTTACAGCCCTCAATGCAGCACAACCCTAATTAGCAGCAATGCACAATATGGGCCGATTTCAATCACCAACATGTCTGCCCGTGTTGGCCAATATGGATGAAACCGCACTTTACTCTGCAAATGCAAACTGAAACCAAGTTTCAGCATTCAAGAGCAAAGATGTCAACTTAACATATGAAGGAAAAAATCATCACATTCGATTTGTGTAGCAAAATATTTCAACCTGCTGACTTTATCATTTAGTCAGGAGTGTATATAGCTTTGCTTGT
It encodes:
- the LOC118218468 gene encoding ATP synthase membrane subunit DAPIT, mitochondrial-like codes for the protein MAGHDAGTQHQFTGFAKHFNSYTITGRRNCVLATYAGIAAIILFFKLKPKKQKQITAK